One Peterkaempfera bronchialis DNA window includes the following coding sequences:
- a CDS encoding TldD/PmbA family protein: protein MPETPTTARARAVDPLFLALPLRGLADAALSRARALGAAHADFRLERIRNASWRLRDARPAGSSDSVQLGFAVRVVLEGSWGFAAGVDLTPEAAARVAEQAVAVARLSARVGAAAGSGDPVELADEPVYPDAVWVSAYDVNPFEVPDAEKTALLTDWSRRLLDADGVSHVDASLLTVQENKFYADTAGTVTTQQRIRLHPVIEAVAVDERTGAFDSMRSIAPPAGRGWEYLRGTGWDWDRELAEIPELLAEKMKAPSVRPGRYDLVVDPSNLWLTIHESIGHATELDRALGYEAAYAGTSFATFDKLDTLRYGSDIMQVTGDRTAEHGLATVGWDDEGVQTRSWDLIRDGVLVGYQLDRRIARLKGLGRSNGCAFADSPSHVPVQRMANVSLRPADGGPDTEGLIAGVEDGIYIVGDRSWSIDMQRYNFQFTGQRFYRIANGRLAGQLKDVAYQATTTDFWGSMEAVGGPQTYVLGGAFNCGKAQPGQTAAVSHGCPSALFRDVNVLNTQQEAGR, encoded by the coding sequence CGCCCTGCCGCTGCGCGGCCTCGCGGACGCCGCCCTGAGCAGAGCCCGCGCCTTGGGCGCGGCACATGCGGACTTCCGGCTGGAGCGGATCCGCAACGCCTCCTGGCGGCTGCGCGACGCCCGGCCCGCGGGGTCGTCCGACAGTGTGCAACTGGGCTTCGCCGTACGGGTGGTGCTGGAGGGCAGCTGGGGGTTCGCAGCCGGGGTGGATCTGACGCCGGAGGCCGCCGCCCGGGTGGCGGAGCAGGCGGTGGCGGTGGCCCGGCTGTCGGCCCGGGTGGGTGCGGCGGCGGGCAGCGGCGACCCGGTGGAGCTGGCCGACGAGCCGGTCTATCCGGACGCGGTGTGGGTCTCCGCGTACGACGTCAACCCCTTCGAGGTGCCGGACGCGGAGAAGACCGCGCTGCTGACGGACTGGAGCCGCCGGCTGCTGGACGCCGACGGGGTCTCCCATGTGGACGCGTCGCTGCTGACCGTGCAGGAGAACAAGTTCTACGCCGACACCGCCGGTACGGTCACCACCCAGCAGCGCATCCGGCTGCACCCGGTGATCGAGGCCGTCGCGGTGGACGAGCGCACCGGTGCCTTCGACTCGATGCGCTCCATCGCCCCGCCCGCCGGGCGCGGCTGGGAGTATCTGCGCGGCACCGGCTGGGACTGGGACCGGGAGCTGGCCGAGATCCCCGAGCTGCTGGCCGAGAAGATGAAGGCGCCGAGCGTGCGGCCCGGCCGCTACGACCTGGTGGTCGACCCGTCCAACCTCTGGCTCACCATCCATGAGTCGATCGGCCACGCCACCGAGCTGGACCGGGCGCTGGGCTACGAGGCGGCGTACGCGGGCACCTCCTTCGCCACCTTCGACAAGCTGGACACCCTGCGGTACGGCTCCGACATCATGCAGGTGACCGGTGACCGCACCGCCGAGCACGGGCTGGCCACCGTCGGCTGGGACGACGAGGGCGTGCAGACCCGGTCGTGGGACCTGATCCGGGACGGCGTACTGGTCGGCTACCAGCTGGACCGGCGGATCGCCCGCCTCAAGGGCCTGGGCCGGTCCAACGGCTGCGCCTTCGCCGACTCGCCGTCGCATGTCCCGGTGCAGCGGATGGCCAATGTGTCGCTCCGACCGGCCGACGGCGGGCCGGACACCGAGGGGCTGATCGCGGGCGTGGAGGACGGCATCTACATCGTCGGCGACCGCTCCTGGTCCATCGACATGCAGCGCTACAACTTCCAGTTCACCGGGCAGCGGTTCTACCGGATCGCCAACGGCCGGCTGGCCGGGCAGCTCAAGGACGTGGCGTACCAGGCGACCACCACCGACTTCTGGGGCTCCATGGAGGCCGTCGGCGGGCCGCAGACCTATGTCCTCGGCGGCGCCTTCAACTGCGG